The following coding sequences are from one Anguilla rostrata isolate EN2019 chromosome 16, ASM1855537v3, whole genome shotgun sequence window:
- the ascl1b gene encoding achaete-scute homolog 1b yields MDSTTITTTQITQGAYSFGLSEACATLTLQASAQECGISNSSHQSKNKVLKRQRSSSPELLRCKRRLSFNGLGYSIPQQQPVAVARRNERERNRVKQVNMGFQTLRQHVPNGAANKKMSKVETLRSAVEYIRALQQLLDEHDAVSAAFQCGVPSPTISNTYSADPESPRSSYSSDEGSYEHLSSEEQELLDFTTWFDRY; encoded by the coding sequence ATGGACAGCACCACCATCACGACAACGCAAATCACTCAAGGTGCTTATTCTTTCGGACTTTCGGAGGCGTGTGCGACCCTCACGTTGCAAGCCTCTGCCCAGGAGTGTGGCATCTCCAACTCGAGTCACCAGAGCAAAAACAAAGTGCTGAAAAGACAGCGCTCAAGCTCGCCGGAACTCCTCAGGTGCAAGAGGAGGCTCAGTTTCAACGGACTTGGCTACAGTATCCCGCAGCAGCAGCCGGTCGCGGTCGCCAGGCGCAACGAGCGAGAGAGGAACCGGGTCAAGCAGGTCAACATGGGTTTCCAGACGCTGCGCCAACACGTGCCCAACGGCGCAGCCAACAAGAAGATGAGCAAGGTGGAGACGCTGCGGTCGGCGGTAGAATATATACGcgccctgcagcagctcctggaCGAACACGATGCAGTGTCAGCTGCGTTTCAGTGCGGGGTGCCGTCCCCAACTATTTCCAACACCTACTCGGCCGATCCAGAATCGCCTCGATCCAGCTACTCCTCGGACGAAGGGAGCTACGAGCACCTGAGTTCGGAGGAGCAGGAACTGCTGGATTTCACCACCTGGTTCGACAGATACTGA
- the irf7 gene encoding interferon regulatory factor 7, whose translation MQSSSSKPQFGQWLIDQVYSGQYEGLNWVDDNKFRVPWKHNSRRDISDEDSKIFKAWAEASGKIRENPNDKAKWKTNFRCALHSLKRFCLVEDRSKDSDDPHKVYQVLSFEYNYEEPPARDPLMGSSCPFIEDAYATDRPLDMQHEELLNHMDGLTLNNQQQDNRIWDDPFACNIPAVQNLYPDQPIGMEPQLMGQNGLAAPVLQPYNPGYSGVDTPLLEISIHYRSKEVLRTSLSCPRVQLHYQAEDPGLQAYPVCFPDTQLLLDHKQVEYTQRILASVQRGLLLEVRGTGVYAIRQDKCHVFASTSPFPEGPHPHPTKLPQKEEVELFNFEKYLSDLRDFENNRQRSPGHTIYLCFGEKFPDAKPREKKLITVQVVPLVCRYLLEKAQQEGASSLHSGSISLQISHNSLFDLIESLCNMPSV comes from the exons ATGCAGAG CTCCAGCAGTAAGCCGCAGTTTGGCCAATGGCTGATTGACCAGGTCTACAGCGGCCAGTACGAGGGGCTCAACTGGGTCGATGACAACAAGTTTCGAGTTCCTTGGAAGCACAACTCCAGGAGGGACATTAGCGACGAGGACAGCAAAATATTCAAG GCTTGGGCTGAGGCCAGCGGGAAAATCAGAGAGAATCCGAACGACAAGGCCAAGTGGAAGACCAACTTCCGCTGCGCGCTGCACAGCCTGAAGCGGTTCTGCCTGGTGGAGGACCGGTCCAAGGACTCGGACGACCCCCACAAGGTGTACCAGGTCCTCAGCTTCGAAT ACAATTACGAAGAGCCACCAGCAAGGGACCCGCTCATGGGCTCCAGCTGCCCCTTCATCGAAGACGCCTATGCCACAGACCGTCCCTTAGACATGCAG CACGAAGAGTTACTAAATCACATGGATGGCTTGACTCTCAACAACCAACAGCAAG ATAACCGTATTTGGGATGATCCTTTTGCCTGCAATATACCTGCTGTACAGAACCTCTACCCTGATCAGCCAATAGGAATGGAGCCCCAGCTAATGGGGCAGAACGGCTTGGCCGCTCCAGTGCTTCAGCCGTACAACCCAG GGTATTCGGGTGTGGACACCCCCCTGCTGGAGATCAGCATTCACTACAGGAGCAAGGAGGTTCTGCGGACGTCGCTGTCCTGCCCGCGCGTGCAGCTGCACTACCAGGCCGAGGACCCGGGCCTGCAGGCCTATCCCGTCTGCTTCCCCGACAcccagctgctgctggaccACAAGCAGGTGGAGTACACGCAGCGCATCCTGGCCAGCGTGCAGCGCGGGCTCCTGCTGGAGGTGCGCGGGACCGGTGTGTACGCCATCCGTCAGGACAAGTGTCACGTCTTTGCCAGCACCAGCCCCTTCCCCGAGGggccgcacccccaccccaccaagcTGCCCcagaaggaggaggtggagctgTTCAACTTTGAGAAGTACTTAAGCG ATCTGAGGGACTTCGAGAACAACAGGCAGAGGTCCCCTGGGCACACCATCTATCTGTGCTTCGGAGAGAAGTTTCCAGATGCGAAACCGCGTGAGAAGAAGCTGATCACGGTGCAG gtggTGCCCCTGGTGTGTCGTTACCTCCTTGAGAAGGCTCAGCAAGAAGGAGCTTCCTCCCTCCACAGCGGGAGCATCAGTCTGCAGATCTCTCATAACAGCCTGTTTGACCTGATCGAGTCTCTCTGTAACATGCCCTCTGTGTAG
- the LOC135242517 gene encoding malignant fibrous histiocytoma-amplified sequence 1 homolog, producing MAEYEGVQQAKKQDFSKRKLTDLPPELFARAKQVESLDLQVNQLKQVSLISQLENLKELFLSWNKLSEFPLEIKELGCLEVLYLNQNSVECIPNGVFAMLGKLRRLNLSSNLLSELPSDLQKCVRLEFLNLSSNRLRDLQGALGLPKLRELYVDNNRLVELPAELFLNTGLADFRAAGNPLRRPPEEVCAGGLKEVRSYFSQMGAGGQTQPAPRVKVMFLGSSMAGKSTLCRSLRAGHAVEVGVTDRTVGIDICEVKKQGVQMLFWDFAGQEEYYLTHHVFITPHAFVILAINLASYSISEPQSFKDNVSFWINNMMMRAPCSVVLPVGTHADQCPDAHLKEEDINRKAKAMLEDRRSKLEQRISNIKDKDDPTPFTKQLNRLYQLTTYNLTVLDVMLMDCTKPAEIEKLQEHILKHIYNKDLFPNLERTLPQSYQAAESSVRDLKRNKNTPEHGIVDINELKKHTLVKDLDTEDWHSILRYLHRIGIIVWYEEIEALRVKVFTKPSFLITLFKTVVRHDLVRCLEEIPHNILQKVNSLGRQRGAWVSNLKGKATLHNSAIAALAHRSLAQLDVAKDKSIMRALAGSTNKEGELVCLLRHFDICLPTTLASPLNPNAQEFDPGREWSPSRPSVPTLVNRDTAYLFPSYLKDAGVVSNMWGEDNMEDLRVTVYFLPEIPYGVFHRLIVRACSLYSTYWVGRDCFLLGYSSTLVLLRQGSEGEDQYIQIRCRRPAASADFRRSWDLILAVMWKLSELAEQWPGLFQITCSPCRQQGCLHDFQWSDIRNLGGLDIYKVVKEEKLVCNNGHTCRTELLFPKVPNDPKTDSAQLVTNQNITTDHMIVHVVSP from the exons ATGGCAGAGTACGAGG GGGTCCAGCAGgcaaaaaaacaggatttttcCAAAAGGAAGCTGACAGATCTACCTCCGGAGCTGTTTGCCCGAGCGAAGCAGGTGGAGAGCCTGGATCTCCAGGTGAATCAGCTGAAGCAGGTCTCTCTAATCTCCCAGCTGGAAAACCTGAAGGAACTGTTTCTGTCCTGGAACAAGCTCTCCGAGTTCCCCCTGGAGATCAAAGAGCTGGGCTGCCTGGAGGTGCTGTACCTGAATCAGAACAGTGTGGAATGCATACCCAACGGGGTGTTTGCCATGTTGGGTAAACTGCGGCGTCTCAACCTGAGCAGCAACCTCCTGTCCGAGCTGCCCTCCGACCTGCAGAAGTGTGTGCGTCTGGAGTTCCTCAACCTCTCCAGCAACCGGCTGCgggacctgcagggggcgctgggcCTCCCAAAGCTGAGGGAGCTCTACGTGGACAACAACCGTCTGGTGGAGCTTCCCGCCGAGCTCTTCCTCAACACGGGCCTGGCCGACTTCCGGGCGGCGGGGAACCCCCTGAGGAGGCCTCCCGAGGAGGTGTGTGCCGGCGGCCTGAAGGAGGTGCGGAGCTATTTCAGCCAGATGGGGGCGGGCGGCCAGACTCAGCCCGCCCCCAGGGTGAAGGTCATGTTCCTGGGCTCCTCCATGGCGGGGAAGTCCACCCTCTGCCGCAGCCTGAGGGCGGGGCATGCCGTGGAGGTGGGCGTGACCGACCGCACCGTGGGCATCGACATATGCGAGGTGAAAAAGCAGGGCGTTCAGATGCTCTTCTGGGACTTTGCCGGGCAGGAGGAATACTACCTCACCCACCACGTCTTCATCACTCCACACGCCTTCGTCATCCTCGCCATCAACCTGGCCAG TTACAGCATCTCGGAGCCCCAGTCTTTCAAAGACAACGTGAGCTTCTGGATCAATAACATGATGATGAGGGCTCCGTGCTCCGTGGTGCTGCCCGTGGGCACTCACGCAGACCAGTGCCCCGACGCCCACCTCAAGGAAGAGGACATAAACAGGAAAGCCAAGGCCATGCTGGAGGACAGGAGGTCCAAACTTGAGCAACGGATATCGAACATCAAGGACAAAGATGACCCCACCCCATTCACCAAGCAGCTGAACAGACTCTATCAGCTGACCACTTACAACCTCACG GTGCTTGACGTGATGCTCATGGACTGCACCAAACCTGCAGAGATTGAGAAGCTGCAGGAACACATCCTgaaacacatttacaacaaGGACCTGTTTCCCAACTTAGAGAGAACATTGCCACAGAGCTACCAAGCGGCAGAGTCTTCCGTACGAGAcctcaaaagaaataaaaacactccaGAGCATG GAATTGTGGACATTAATGAACTTAAGAAACACACTCTCGTCAAGGATCTGGACACAGAGGACTGGCACAGCATACTGCGTTACCTCCATCGGATCGGGATCATCGTGTGGTACGAGGAAATTGAGGCCCTGAGGGTCAAGGTCTTCACCAAACCATCCTTCCTCATCACACTGTTCAAG ACGGTGGTCAGACACGACCTGGTCAGGTGTTTGGAGGAGATTCCCCACAACATCCTGCAGAAGGTAAACAGCCTGGGGAGGCAGAGGGGTGCCTGGGTGAGCAATCTAAAGGGCAAGGCCACCCTGCACAACAGCGCCATCGCAGCCCTGGCCCACAGGTCCCTCGCGCAGCTGGACGTGGCAAAAGACAAGAGCATCATGCGTGCACTAGCAGGCTCCACCAATAAAGAGGGAGAACTGGTGTGCTTGCTCAGGCATTTCGACATCTGCCTTCCCACCACACTTGCCAGTCCCCTCAACCCCAACGCCCAGGAGTTTGACCCAGGTAGGGAGTGGAGTCCCAGCCGGCCCTCGGTACCTACGCTGGTTAACCGGGACACCGCCTACCTGTTCCCCAGTTACCTGAAGGATGCCGGCGTTGTGAGCAACATGTGGGGAGAGGACAACATGGAGGACCTCAGAGTTACTGTCTATTTCCTACCCGAAATCCCCTACGGCGTCTTCCACAG GCTCATCGTTCGGGCCTGCTCCCTGTATTCCACCTACTGGGTGGGCAGAGACTGCTTTTTGCTGGGCTACAGTAGCACTCTGGTGCTGCTGAGGCAGGGCTCTGAGGGGGAGGACCAGTACATACAAATACGCTGCAGAAGGCCTGCAGCGAGCg cgGATTTCAGACGCTCGTGGGACCTGATCCTGGCCGTGATGTGGAAGCTGTCGGAGCTGGCGGAACAGTGGCCCGGCCTGTTCCAGATCACCTGCAGTCCCTGCAGACAGCAGGGCTGCCTCCACGACTTCCAGTGGAGTGACATTCGCAATCTGGGCGGGCTGGACATCTACAAGGT CGTGAAGGAAGAAAAACTAGTGTGCAATAATGGCCATACCTGCCGAACTGAATTACTTTTCCCAAAag TCCCAAATGATCCAAAAACTGACAGCGCACAGCTTGTCACCAATCAGAACATCACTACAGATCACATGATCGTGCATG TCGTCTCCCCCTGA